From the Chiloscyllium plagiosum isolate BGI_BamShark_2017 unplaced genomic scaffold, ASM401019v2 scaf_24458, whole genome shotgun sequence genome, the window gcgctgaccctcccacagtgcggggctccctcggggctgaccctcccacagcgcgggCCTCCCTCGGGGCTGACCCTTCCCCAGTGCGGGCCTCCCTCGgggctgaccctcccacagtctggggctccctcagcactgaccctcccacagtgcggcgctccctcggggCTGACCCTTCCTGCTGGAAGATGCGCTGGGTCAGTGATTTGTTGGTCCCCACTCTTCTGGGTATGTGTTGGCACCCGAGTGACCTTACCTCCCAGTTGGCGAAGGGCGAGGGGGGCAGCAGCGTGCCCGAGGGTCCGTTGCGCCCCATCAGCCCGTCGGTGCAGATGTCGCAGATGGGTGATAGGGTCCAGTTCCAGTAGGGCAGGAAGAATCCCTCGTCCCCGGTCAGGTGCCGCATCTCCTTCTCGAAGAAGAGCAAGTACCGCCGGTGCCAGACGGCGAACGCCGGGCCCATGTGGGCAAAGTTGGGATCGTCCTTGGTCTTGATGGGCTTGGCCGCCACGTAGTGCACCCAGGTGCAGACGTCGTAGACGCTGGCATCGCGGAAGCTGGAGCTGCCCGCCTCCGAGGTGTTGTGGCTGACCAGGATGACGTAGCGCTGGCTGATGGTGGTCTTGGCGAGCACCAGCCGGTCCACGAAACGCCGCCTTTCCGCCCAGCTCATCTCGTGGAGTGCCCGGCGCACGGTCAGATGCCTCTGCCGGCACAGCGGGCCCCAGTACCCGTCCTTGCACTCACTGCAGTCGAAGCCAGAGAAGGGGCCGTTGCAGATGCAGAGCCTCCTGTAGAAGCTGGAGGGCCAGGCCATGCGGAAGTCCCGGCCGGAATACCCGGGCGTCTGGGCCCCCACCAGGCTCTGGCAGCTTCCCCGGCCGCTCTTCTCCCCGCACACTGAGCCATCTTGATCCCACACCGGGCAGCACGTCTGGCTCTTTAACGCACCGGCCTGGGTGCAGGCTCTGGGGAACTGTGCACTCACGCTGCCCACCAGCACTGACGCCAGGAGCAGTCTGACTGCCATGCCTGCCAGCAGCTCCTCCAATGCCTGGTAGCTGACTGGGCACGCTGGATTTATACACCGACCACTCCCCCTGCTCCCTGGCACCTACTTCTGCTCTGACTGCTCCTGCCAACTCCTGCATCAGGCCCTACACCCAGGCGTACCTTCAAATCAGGACAATACCTGCAAGGCAAAATGAGGCAGTTCGGCCCATCGGC encodes:
- the LOC122545889 gene encoding tyrosinase-like; its protein translation is MAVRLLLASVLVGSVSAQFPRACTQAGALKSQTCCPVWDQDGSVCGEKSGRGSCQSLVGAQTPGYSGRDFRMAWPSSFYRRLCICNGPFSGFDCSECKDGYWGPLCRQRHLTVRRALHEMSWAERRRFVDRLVLAKTTISQRYVILVSHNTSEAGSSSFRDASVYDVCTWVHYVAAKPIKTKDDPNFAHMGPAFAVWHRRYLLFFEKEMRHLTGDEGFFLPYWNWTLSPICDICTDGLMGRNGPSGTLLPPSPFANWE